In the genome of Nitrospiria bacterium, the window ATCCCGAGGCGGCCTGGCGAATCGCCACGGCGGCGATCGTCGTGGCGGGAGGGGTCAAAATCCCCCTGGCCTTTCTGACCCCCTATCTCCGACGGCTGGTGCCCCGCGCCGGATTACTGGGTCCGATCGCGGGGATCGCCATTCTCATGATCGGTTTTTTCCCCTTGCTCAAGGTGTTCCACCAGCCCCTCGTCGGTTTTCTGTCGCTGGTGATCATCCTAACCGGTTTTATCGGACGCGTCCGGCTGCCCGGGGGTATCCCGGCGGCCTTCGCGGGCGTCGCGGTGGGCGTCGCGCTTTATTATTCCCTTTCGGCCGCGGGCCTGATCCCCCCGGAAATCCGGACCGGCCCGGGTGCCGGGTGGCGCGTGGCGCTGCCCCGGCCGACGGCCGGATTCATCCAGGGCCTGTCCGGCCTGGGTCCGTATTTGGCGCTCGTGCTTCCCTTCGCGCTGACCATCGTGATCGGGGGCGTCGATGTGACCGAGAGCGCCGCGGCCGGCGGCGACGAGTATAACGCGCGCGACATTGTATTGACGGACGGGATCTCGACCTTGATCGGCGGACTGTGCGGCGGGGTGCTCCAGACCACGCCGTATATCGGCCAGCCGGCCTATAAAGACATGGGCGCCGGAGCGGGCTACACGCTCGCCACGGCTTTATTTGTCGGACTGGGCGGGGTGCTGGGCTATCTGGCCTGGATCGTGAACATCATTCCGGAAGCGGCCGTCGCGCCGATCCTCGTTTTCATCGGTCTTGAAATCCTGGCGCAGGCCTTCTCGGCCACGCCGGCGGCCCATCACAAAGCCGTGGCGATGGCCTTTCTTCCGGCCATCGCCTATCTCGTCCTCATCCAGGTCACCTCGGCCCTCGGCGGCGCCGGCGTGTCCGTGGAGAAATTGACGGGAGACGCGGCCGTCACGGTCCGGACGATCACGATTCTGGCGAACGGCTTCATCATCTCTTCGATGCTGTGGGCCGGCGCCTTGAGCATGATCATCGATCATCGTTTCAGGGCCGCGGCCGCGTTTCTCGCCGCGGGCGGAATCGCGGCCCTGTTCGGCGTGATCCATTCCCCGTTTCCCGACGGCCGGCTGTTCTGGCCGTGGGCG includes:
- a CDS encoding MFS transporter — translated: MKRSLLVRPGDINAFFGLMLDNVTQLVILSGILIGVFGFPKELVLYRIVPGSVVGVLIGDLVYSVMAVRLARKTGRADVTAMPLGIDTISLFAFSFGIIGPAFAATKDPEAAWRIATAAIVVAGGVKIPLAFLTPYLRRLVPRAGLLGPIAGIAILMIGFFPLLKVFHQPLVGFLSLVIILTGFIGRVRLPGGIPAAFAGVAVGVALYYSLSAAGLIPPEIRTGPGAGWRVALPRPTAGFIQGLSGLGPYLALVLPFALTIVIGGVDVTESAAAGGDEYNARDIVLTDGISTLIGGLCGGVLQTTPYIGQPAYKDMGAGAGYTLATALFVGLGGVLGYLAWIVNIIPEAAVAPILVFIGLEILAQAFSATPAAHHKAVAMAFLPAIAYLVLIQVTSALGGAGVSVEKLTGDAAVTVRTITILANGFIISSMLWAGALSMIIDHRFRAAAAFLAAGGIAALFGVIHSPFPDGRLFWPWAADSPVPIALAAAYLLSAGWLAALDRFHTGAKAAPS